The Streptomyces sp. NBC_01363 region GCCGTCGGGGCTCTGGACCGTGACGGTGACTCTCACCGGTGCGTTGGTGAATCGCACGGTGGAGTTGTCGGCCTGCGCGGCCGAGGGCGCTGTGGCGAGGGTGATGCCGAGAATCGCGGTGGTCACGGCGGCACGGCGGATCAGGTTCTGGTGCATGAGGTTCCTCTCGATCGTGGGTGCGGTCTGGTGCGATGTGCGACCGGCGGCAGGGTGCAGTCGGCCGGGGTTCAGCCGGTCGCGGCGCCCGGGTCCGCATCGCGACGCGCGAAGCGGATCGGTGCCTGGAAGCGGGCCTTGCGGGCGGCGCGGCGGAAGACGGTGAGGACGGCGGGGCCGGCCAGGGTGATGCAGATGAGGTTGGTGACGGCGCGGCCGGTGTCCCAGCCGAGGGAGGTGGCCAGGTCGAAGGCGATGTAGCGCTGGAACTGCTCGGTGAACGGGAGCCCCGGCAGGTAGGCGATCGAGCTGTTCGGGTCCAGGGAGAAGGGCCAGAAGGAGAGGTTCAGGAGAAAGCCGAACAAGTAGCCGGAGAGCGAGCCGTAGACGGCAAGCATGAGGACTTCTTTGCGACCGGCCGCCCTGGGGAGGAATCCGGCGAGCATGCCGACGAAGGCGCAGCCGAACATCTGGTAGGGCATCCACGGGCCCACGCCACCGGTGATCAGTGCGGAGGCGAAGAGGGAGGTGCACCCGAGGGTGAAGCCGAAACCGGGGCCGTACACCCGGCCCGCGAGGACGAGGATGAAGAACACCGTCTCGATGCCGGCCGTGCCCGCGCCGAGAGGACGGATGGCCGCGTTGACGGCGGACAACACGCCCAGCATGGCGAGCGCCTTGGAGTTGATGCCGCCCTCGGCGATCTCGGAGATCACCACGCAGAGCACGATCACCAGCAGCACGCCGAAAATCAGGGGCGGGGCGTAGTTCGAGCCGAACGTGCCAGGTGCTACGAGGAAGGGCCAGAAGAACGCGACGGCGCCCAGAAAAGCAGCCATGGCGATGACGACGCCGGCCCGGGCACGGATGCGAATGGCCGCGGTGTTCGTGCTCACGAGTCGGGGTCCGTTCCGTCGGCGGGGAGTGCGGCAGCCAGCTGGTCCACGGTGAGGAAGGGCAGTGGGGCAAGGATCTTCGCGGTCTGCGGAGCGAAGACGGGGGACGCGACGATGACCTCGCCGGTGGGGCCGTCGGCCACGACGTCACCCTCGGCCATGACCACGACGCGGTCGGCCGCCCGGGCGACGAACTCCACGTCGTGCGTGGAGATCACGACGGCCCGCCCCTCGGCCGCCAGCCCGTCCACGATGCCGATCAGCTCGCCCTTGGCCCGGTAGTCGAGACCGCGCGTGGGCTCGTCCAGCAGCAGCACTCGCGGGGCTGCGGCGAGCTGGATCGCCAGGACGAGGGCCAGCTTCTGGCCCTCGGACAGGTCGCGTGGGTGGGTGGTGTCGGGGATGCCGGGTGCCAGCCGGTCCAGGATGGCGCGGGCCGGTGTCCCGTCCGCCGCGACCCCGGACTCGGAATCGGCCTGGTCGAGCTCCTGCTTGACGCTTTCCAGGTAGATCAGGTCGGTGGGAGTCTGCGGGACCAGACCGACGAGCCGCCGGGCCGCTGCCGCCGAGACCTTCTGTGGGTCCTGGGCCTTCGGGCCGCCGGGCTCACCCACGGCCACCGAGCCGGCCCTGCGAGGCCCGGAGCCCTGGAGAGCCCAGAGCAGGGAGGACTTGCCGGAGCCGTTGCGGCCCATGAGGGCGGTGATCTCCCCGCCGCGCAGGTCGACGTCGACCTCACGGACGGCCGGAATGCCCTGGTACGTCACGGTGATCCCGCGCGCGGTGAGCAGCTTGGCGCGGCCCCCGTCGGGAGCGGGCCGCACCGCTGGGGGAGCGACGTGGGCCAGCCGGGTGCGCAGCGGTGCGGCGGCACGGCGGGCGTCGCGGATGGAGAGGGGAAGCGGGGACCAGCCGACGGTGCGGCCGAGTTCGACGATGGGCGGTGCGATGGACGACGTACGGAAGATCTCGGCGGGCGGGCCTGAGACGACGTGGCCGTCGCCGGGGAGGTGGATCACGCGGTCGGCGTACTGGACGACGCGCTCCAGGCGGTGTTCGGCGAGGAGGACGGTGACGCCGAGGTCGTGGACGAGCCGGGTGACGGCGGCCAGGACCTCTTCCGCTGCGGTCGGGTCGAGCGCGGAGGTGGGTTCGTCCAGGACCAAAACCCGCGGGTGGGCGGTGAGGACGGAGCCGATGGCGACGCGCTGCTGCTGGCCTCCGGAGAGTTCGTGCAGGGCGCGATGGCGCAGATCGGCGAGGCCGAGCAGGTCGAGGGTCTCCTCCACGCGCTTGCGCATGGTTGCCGGGGGTACGGCCAACTGCTCCATGGCATAGGCGAGTTCCTCCTCGACGGTGTCGGTGACGAAGCCGTCGAGGGGGTCCTGGCCGACGACGCCCACGACGTCGGCGAGTTCGCGGGGCGGATGGTCCGCGGTGTCGCGGCCGTCCACGGTGACGCGCCCGAAGAGGGTGCCTCCGGTGAAGTGGGGGACGAGGCCGTTGACGGCGCCCAGCAGGGTGGACTTGCCGACGCCGGTGTGGCCCACGACGAGGCAGAGTTCGCCTTCCTCCACGGTGAGGTTCACGTCCCGCAGGACGGGCTCGGCCGTGTCCTCGTACTGGACGGTGACCTGGTCGAAGGTGATCACTTGGGTTCCTCGGTGCGCTGCGCGGGGACGGCCGGACGGATGGGAGTGCTCGGTGGTGGTGCCAGGAATCCGGCGGCTCCCGCGAGGAGGATCGCGGCGGCCGGGACGAGTGGCAGGGGCGGCCAGCTGAGCGGGTAGATGGAGGGATTCAACTCGGCCGCGTCGAAGCCGGCGTTGGTGAAGAGGAGCACGGCGGACAGGACCCCGCAGCCCGCGACGGCCCACTCGGCGGCCCGCCAGGGGTCGGGCCGGTAGGTCGTGCGCGTGACCCTGCGCCCGCCGAGGCGCAGTCCGGCCACGCACAGCAGCCCGCCGGCCGCGAGTGCGGGAAAGCCGAGCACGGCCGGTGCGGTGGCGTCGAGGAGCCCGTAGGCGCCGGCGCACAGGCCGCACATGCCGAGCAGCATGAGAGCGCCGGTCGCACGGCGGGAGCGGCGAGTGGCGGTCCCGGCGCGTCCGTAGCCGCGGGAGTCCATGGCGGCGGCAAGCCGGAGGGAGCGTTCCAGGGCGTCTTCGAGGACGGGGACGACGATGCCGCGCAGGGCCCGCAGGCCCTTGGAGCGTCCGGCCCGCAGCCGCCGGGCCCGGTGCACGCGCTGGACGCTCTGCACCAGTTGGGGCGCCACGCTGATGGAGACGGTGACGGCGACGCCCAGCTCGTACAGGGCGCCCGGCAGCACGCGGAGGGCACGCTTGGGGTTGGCGAGGGTATTGGCGGCACCGATGCAGCAGAGCATGCAGGCAAGGCGCAACCCGTCGGTCGCGGCCGACAGCAACGCCTCCAGGGACACCGGGCCGCCGAGTTGGATGCCCGCGTACCAGTCGGGGGTCGGGATGTGGGGGAGCGAGAAGAGGAAGTGGTCGTGGGGCGTGATGCCGGTGGCGAAGACGGCACGGAAGACCACGCGGATCGCCACGACCGTCAGGGCCAGGTAGAGGTAGTACTTGAAGCCTCTGGCCCAGGGTGCTTCCGTCCGCCGCATGGTGATGACGTATCCGAGGACCGCGAGGACCAGGAGCAGCAGCAGTGGATTGTTCGTGCGGCTGACGGCGGTGGCGAGGGCCAGGGCCCAGATCCACCAGGCGACGGGGTGCAGGGTGCGGGGCAGACGGCGGCCGCCCGGGTCCGGCGCGAGGCCGGACGCGGGCGGCCTCGCCGCGTCCGTGCTGGTGTGGGGCACCCGGCTACTCCGTGCGGCGGCGCTTCGCCGCGTACCAGGCGGCGCCGCCGATGAGCAGGACGAGCACACCGGTCGCCACGGCGGGCAGGTACGAGCCCACGTCGTACTTCGCTTCGGCCGCGGGCGCCGCGTCGACGACTCTGGGCCCGGAAGCGGGCGCGCTGGACGACGGCGATGCGGAGGGGGTCGGCGAGACGCTCCCGGAGGGGCTCGGTGGTGGCGTCGTCGCGGGAGGCGTCGGGTCCGCCGGAGGCGGGTTCTCCGGCGCGGGGCCGGTGTTGACGTTCGGCGGAAGGGGTGCCGCGGTGTGGGTGTCCTCGGGGACGGGCTTGCCGCCGCCGGTGGGCTTCGTGTTCTTGGCGCGC contains the following coding sequences:
- a CDS encoding ECF transporter S component; the protein is MSTNTAAIRIRARAGVVIAMAAFLGAVAFFWPFLVAPGTFGSNYAPPLIFGVLLVIVLCVVISEIAEGGINSKALAMLGVLSAVNAAIRPLGAGTAGIETVFFILVLAGRVYGPGFGFTLGCTSLFASALITGGVGPWMPYQMFGCAFVGMLAGFLPRAAGRKEVLMLAVYGSLSGYLFGFLLNLSFWPFSLDPNSSIAYLPGLPFTEQFQRYIAFDLATSLGWDTGRAVTNLICITLAGPAVLTVFRRAARKARFQAPIRFARRDADPGAATG
- a CDS encoding ABC transporter ATP-binding protein yields the protein MITFDQVTVQYEDTAEPVLRDVNLTVEEGELCLVVGHTGVGKSTLLGAVNGLVPHFTGGTLFGRVTVDGRDTADHPPRELADVVGVVGQDPLDGFVTDTVEEELAYAMEQLAVPPATMRKRVEETLDLLGLADLRHRALHELSGGQQQRVAIGSVLTAHPRVLVLDEPTSALDPTAAEEVLAAVTRLVHDLGVTVLLAEHRLERVVQYADRVIHLPGDGHVVSGPPAEIFRTSSIAPPIVELGRTVGWSPLPLSIRDARRAAAPLRTRLAHVAPPAVRPAPDGGRAKLLTARGITVTYQGIPAVREVDVDLRGGEITALMGRNGSGKSSLLWALQGSGPRRAGSVAVGEPGGPKAQDPQKVSAAAARRLVGLVPQTPTDLIYLESVKQELDQADSESGVAADGTPARAILDRLAPGIPDTTHPRDLSEGQKLALVLAIQLAAAPRVLLLDEPTRGLDYRAKGELIGIVDGLAAEGRAVVISTHDVEFVARAADRVVVMAEGDVVADGPTGEVIVASPVFAPQTAKILAPLPFLTVDQLAAALPADGTDPDS
- a CDS encoding energy-coupling factor transporter transmembrane component T — its product is MPHTSTDAARPPASGLAPDPGGRRLPRTLHPVAWWIWALALATAVSRTNNPLLLLLVLAVLGYVITMRRTEAPWARGFKYYLYLALTVVAIRVVFRAVFATGITPHDHFLFSLPHIPTPDWYAGIQLGGPVSLEALLSAATDGLRLACMLCCIGAANTLANPKRALRVLPGALYELGVAVTVSISVAPQLVQSVQRVHRARRLRAGRSKGLRALRGIVVPVLEDALERSLRLAAAMDSRGYGRAGTATRRSRRATGALMLLGMCGLCAGAYGLLDATAPAVLGFPALAAGGLLCVAGLRLGGRRVTRTTYRPDPWRAAEWAVAGCGVLSAVLLFTNAGFDAAELNPSIYPLSWPPLPLVPAAAILLAGAAGFLAPPPSTPIRPAVPAQRTEEPK